In Caldibacillus debilis DSM 16016, the sequence GAATCAAAAAAAACATCTGGGGCGTTTGGCGTACTCGATGTTTAGAGGGGATCTTCCGGAGGGGGATTCAATCGCCGAAAAGCTTCATTCCCTGGGGATCAAAAGCGAAGATTTGGATTTTGTAATCCTTACCCATTTGCATTCGGACCACGTCAGCGGCTTGAAACATGTGCAAGATGCGAAACGGATTCTTACCAGCGAAATCGAATGGAAGGCTGCCCATCGAAGAATGGGTTACATAAAGTCCATGTGGCAGGGCGTCGCGATTGAAACATTCCATTTCACGGACATCCCCCATGGTCCCAATCATCAGGGGTGCGATTTATTTGGAGACGGATCGCTCTATCTTGTCCATACGCCCGGCCACAGCGACGGGATGGTGGCGGTCTTGGTAAAAATGCAAAAGGGTTGGCTGGTATTGGCCAGTGATGTCGGCTATTCGGAAAGATCATGGGAAGAAATGATCCTGCCCGGCATAACAACGGATAAACAAGCCGCTTGCCGATCCTTAAAATGGCTGAAGGAGTTTTCAAAAAGAGACGATTGCATCCGCGTATTGGCAAATCATGATCCGGCAATAACGCCAGGAATTATTGATTAATATAACAGTCTCTGATTGATTTTCTCCGGATAAGATTCTTGTGCGGTTTTGTCTCTGTAACCCGCGTGGGTCCGACTCCCGCCATCGGCGTCGTACTAAGAAAAAAACTTTAGAAACAGAATGTTTCACTAATGGAAATATGATATTGAATAATCCATCGAAACCATGCCTAGCACGAGTTCTTGGCTCATTTCCATATGCACCGCCGCGCCGGTAGGGGCGGAATTGAACAGGATGGCTACGATGACGTCAAGCGAAAGTTGCTGATTTTTTGATTTTCACATGTTCTATCCGGAAATGTGTGACAATTCAAAGGACACGTGGCTCCTTTCTTTGTTGGTTGGCCAAATCCAGTATAAAAGAAATCGGAGCCCACGTGTCTTATTTTTTGAATTGTTTCGAAACCCCAACAAATAGTATAAAGCCAATAATATAGAGCCATCGTTTCAAGACAAAATAAAATGCGCCCTCTGTAACAATTACAGAAGGCGCATGAAATCATTTACTGATGCCGATGGTGGGAGTCGAACCCACATGGGGGGCTACCCCACACGATTTTGAGTCGTGCGCGTCTGCCAGTTCCGCCACATCGGCGTGATCAAAAGGCGGCAACCGGATTCGAACCGGTGATAAAGGTTTTGCAGACCTCTGCCTTACCACTTGGCTATGCCGCCGATTTAAGCGGAAGACGGGACTCGAACCCGCGACCCCCA encodes:
- a CDS encoding N-acyl homoserine lactonase family protein; the protein is MKVHILHTGKVYIDRALAYREKTLHPLPFTGWFRGKDKKIWVPVSSYLIEHPKGLVLVDTGWHEEIRLNQKKHLGRLAYSMFRGDLPEGDSIAEKLHSLGIKSEDLDFVILTHLHSDHVSGLKHVQDAKRILTSEIEWKAAHRRMGYIKSMWQGVAIETFHFTDIPHGPNHQGCDLFGDGSLYLVHTPGHSDGMVAVLVKMQKGWLVLASDVGYSERSWEEMILPGITTDKQAACRSLKWLKEFSKRDDCIRVLANHDPAITPGIID